The Rhodococcus sp. B50 DNA window CCGAACCCGCGCTCACCGAATCGAGCGCGTCCACCACCTCGCGATACACGGCACGCCGGATCGCGGACGGGACCGTATCCATCGCGTGGTCGTCGAGCATGACGATCTCGACGTTGCGCCGACGTGCCGCAGCGGCGGCCTGCTCGACCACGGGCACCTGGAGCACGGGCGCACGCAGACCGTCGCGCAGTCGCGCTTCGAGCAGTCCGCACTCGATCCGTTCGTTCTCGTCGAGTGGTTCGTCCGAGGCGATCTTCCGGAGCAGTGGACGGGCCGAGTCGTCGAGGGTGCTCAGCCGGGCGTCGCGTTCCTCGAGCGCCGCCGCAGCCGCGGACTCCGCCGCGATCCGCCGCATGGACTGGGCACGCAGCAGGTAGATCGACCGCGCGAGCGGACGGATCGTGTAGCCGAAGACGGTGCCCATGAGCACGGGTCCCGCACTCGTGATCGTCAGGCCGAGCCCGTATCCGATGCCCGGGCCCGTGAGGTACGACCACGATGCGGCCACGACGAGCATGAGACCCATCCCGCACCAGGCGAACGCCGTGCGTCCCCGCACGCACATGAACACGAGGACCGTCGTGGACATCCCGAACGGCCACAGTTCGATCGGGTGCGGCGCCGGATCGGCGGGAAGAACCGACAGCACCGCCGCCGACGCGATTGCCCCCGAGACCGTCATCGCCAGGGCAGGTCGTAGCGGCAGCGGGTCGCCCTCGACCGCGACGAGTGCGTACGCGGCCGCCACACACACGATCACGGCGACGGCGATGGGCCAGCGAACCTCCGCCTCGGACGCGGTGTTCAGTGCGAGCACGACGCAGGTGACCGCATACAGGACGGCGAAAGCCCGCGCCGGACGGCTGTGCATCCGCAGCAGATCGGAGACGGTCGAGTTCGCCGTGTTCATGCGACCGGATCCCTCCAGTACAGCAGCACCCGGGTGCCGGCTCCGGGCGCAGACTGCACGACCGCCCGGCCTCCGGACAGTCGGCGCATGCGTCCCCGGATACTCACTTCGAGACCGAGCCGGTGCGGATCGACGGTGTCGGGATCGAACCCTCTGCCGTCGTCCACGATCTGTACGGAGATCCATCGCGGTGCCACATCCACCTCGACCCTGCGGGACGCGTCCTTCCCCGCGTGCCGCACGCTGTTGCGTACCGCCTCGGCCAGGGCGGCGGCGGTTGCGCGTGCCGGTTCGGGCGGGAAGGACGCCTCGTCGGAGCCCGGAGCGACACGGCCGGTGAAGACGATGTCCTCGTCGGCCTCGGTCGCCGCAGATCGCAGCCGAACCACGACCGCAGCGGCATCGAGCGCCGAGTCCCGATCCGTGCCGCGCCGCAACTCGTCGAGTTCGGTGAGCGCACGTTCGGCCTGCTCGACGAGCGACTCCCGGGGGGCGTTGCGCGAGGCCGCCAGCAGAGTGGACATCACCCGGTCGTGGACCAGGGCATCGAATCGCTCACGCTCTGCGTTCCGCGCCTCCGCTGCTGCTGCGGCAGCTGCTGTGGCCTGGGTGACGGCGATGGTCTCGTCGAGGGTGCGACCGGTACCGAGCCCTACCACCGCGGCGGCGAGGAAAACCGCACAGAACACGAACGCGAATGCCAGGTCGGGCGCCAGGAAGTGATCGAAGGGCGCGTCCCTGACGAGATGGTTCGCGCACTGCGCGAGCAGTACCGCGACGATCATGTGGACGAACGCCCGCCGCGGTCGCCACGCCACTGCGGCCGCGAGCGACGCGACACCGGGGAAGGCGGTGAACCACAACGACTGGTCCTGCGGGATCGTCGTCCCGTTCCACGCCACGAACCACAACGCAACCATCACGACGTAGGCGAGGGCATTGAGGGCCGCGGCGCGCTTCATCCATACCGTGCCCCGGAACGACGCGAAGCCGAGCGCCACTCCGGAACCGAAGACGAGAACGGTCGCGGTGGGTGTCCACCACCATGCGGTGCGGGTCGGCGACTCGAGGATCTGTGGAAGGAGCAATGCGAAGTAACAGACATACCCGATCGCGACGAATCGCGCGAACATCCGGAGGAGACGGTCGGCGGCCACGGTGCTGCGATCGGGTGACTTCTCCCCGGTGGCCCGGCCCGGCTCGTCAGCGACGGCGGGCATCCGACCGTTCGGGCATCGGCAGCCATCCGTCCTCGACGGCGCGCTTGTACAGATCCGTCTTCGTGGGAGCGGGACGACCTGCCTCAGCGTACTTCTGACGGATCCGCTGCAGATAATCGTTGACGGTCTGGGGCGCGAGACCCGTAAGCCGGGCGACCCGGTCGAGCTTCTCCCCCGATGCATACAGTTCGAGCACCTCGAGCTGCCGCGGGCTGAGTCCCACGTCGTCGAGTTCGGGATCACCGTCGATCGCCGCGGCCCATTCGGTGCTGGCGACCTGGCCTCCGGCGGCGGCCACGCGGATCGCGTCGATCACCACGGCGGCGGGTTCGGATTTCCGCACCACCCCGAGCACACCGGCCCGGGCGGCGGACCGGAGCAGATAGGGGTTCTCGGCGCCCGTGAACACCAGGGTCTCGAGTCCCGCCGCCCGCAACTGCTCGACATTGCTCTTCGGTGAGGATCCGTCGGACAGGCGCAGGTCGAGAACGGCGAGGTCGAGGTCGGTAGCCTGCTCCAGCAGGCCCGAGACGGTGGGGGCCGTACACGCGAGTTCGAGATCGGGTTGGTCGGCGAGCATCGCGGCGAATCCGAGTGCGACCGACTCGTGATCCTCGATCAACCCGATCCGACGGACGACGCCACGCGAGCCCTCGGCCATTCCTGCCTCCCCTGATGCCCGATCACCCGACTTCGCACGAACGTTAGCAGTCAGCGCCTGTTTCCTCTTCTCGCACCACGCTCGACGCGTCCACGTCGTCGCGCAGACCGCGCCAGCTCGCGTGCCGCACACGGTCTCCTTCCGTCCATCCCCCGAACCGCACTTCCCCCACGAGTTCCGGCCGCAGCCACACCGCATCGCGGCGTTCGGCGGCCGGCACCTCGTTCGCGAACGGGTTCGTACGACTCGTGTGCCCCTTCATGGTCTTCGCCACCGACAGGAGGGTCTCGTCGTCGAAACCGGTCCCCACCTTGCCGACGTATACGAACTCGTCGTCGTCGTAGACACCGAGCAACAGGGATCCGAAGGTCGGGGCACGATTGCCGCGGCCGCGCCGATATCCCCCGAGCACGACGGTCTGGGTGAGCCAGTTCTTCGACTTGATCCACCCCGCTCCGCGTTTGCCCGGCAGGTACACGGAGTCCCGGCGCTTCGCGACCACACCCTCCCAGTTCTTCGCCCGGCTACGGGCGAGAGCGTCGGGTCCGCCCCCCGGGAGCAGGTCCGGGACGATCAGCCCGTCCGTCGCGGCGGCGAGCGCCTCGAGGACCCGGCGGCGATCGTCGTAGGTCTTGCGCAGCAGCGACACCCCATCGAGATACAGCACGTCGAACACGCGGTACTCGTAGTTCACGCCGCGCTGCAGCATCGAGAAACTCGTCACCCCGGAACGGTCCACCGCGACGATCTCCCCGTCGAGCACCGCCCGGTGACCGTCGAGGATCGTCGCGAGTTCGACGAGCTTCGAATAGTCGCCGGTGACGTCGCGTCCGGATCTGCTGCGGAGCCTCACCGTGCCGTCCTCGATCTCCGCGATCGCACGGTATCCGTCCCACTTGCCCTCGAACGCCCAGTGTTCGGCATCGAGATCCGAGACGTCACCGGGGGTCGCGAGCATCGGCGCCAGGTCGTGTGGGAAGGCCTTCGACCCTGACGGCGCGCCGTCGGACGAAGGCTCGGGGATCGCCTCC harbors:
- a CDS encoding response regulator transcription factor → MAEGSRGVVRRIGLIEDHESVALGFAAMLADQPDLELACTAPTVSGLLEQATDLDLAVLDLRLSDGSSPKSNVEQLRAAGLETLVFTGAENPYLLRSAARAGVLGVVRKSEPAAVVIDAIRVAAAGGQVASTEWAAAIDGDPELDDVGLSPRQLEVLELYASGEKLDRVARLTGLAPQTVNDYLQRIRQKYAEAGRPAPTKTDLYKRAVEDGWLPMPERSDARRR
- a CDS encoding sensor histidine kinase, with product MPAVADEPGRATGEKSPDRSTVAADRLLRMFARFVAIGYVCYFALLLPQILESPTRTAWWWTPTATVLVFGSGVALGFASFRGTVWMKRAAALNALAYVVMVALWFVAWNGTTIPQDQSLWFTAFPGVASLAAAVAWRPRRAFVHMIVAVLLAQCANHLVRDAPFDHFLAPDLAFAFVFCAVFLAAAVVGLGTGRTLDETIAVTQATAAAAAAAEARNAERERFDALVHDRVMSTLLAASRNAPRESLVEQAERALTELDELRRGTDRDSALDAAAVVVRLRSAATEADEDIVFTGRVAPGSDEASFPPEPARATAAALAEAVRNSVRHAGKDASRRVEVDVAPRWISVQIVDDGRGFDPDTVDPHRLGLEVSIRGRMRRLSGGRAVVQSAPGAGTRVLLYWRDPVA